The Chloroflexota bacterium genome includes the window CCGCCAGGCCGACGATGAACCAGGCCCGTGACGGGACGCGCAACAATCCGAGGCCGGGAAGGCGGGCAAGTAAATTGAAAAGCCCGGCATCCGAACCTAGCGACCACCAAATTGCAAATGCTAATAAGAATATAAATGCGAACCTGCCTACACGATCTCGGCTCTTGAACAGCCCGATCACAGCTAAGGTCAACGTTGCAATCCCGGTATAAGTCATTAGCTCGTAAAAGCCGCCCAGGTTAGGGAGGAACAGGCCAAGCAAATCGGATGGGCGCAAGGCAAAGATGTTCGCGTCTTCAACTGTCAGCGCCGCCCGCGACGACTGCTGGACAAGTTCAAGCATGGGCAACCACTGCCCGGCGGTCAACGCGAAGAATAGAAGGACGCAAAGTAATAGCGAACGAAGCGAAGCCGACGAGCGATTCCGGCTCAGCCATAAAATGATCATGGCCGCCCCGGCGTAGACTGACCAGCGAACGTCGGCAAGAAAAATGACCGCCCAGATCGTGGAAGCAAGAAGTTTTTCTTTCGTGCTTTTTCCTTCTGCCTTTTGCAAGAGCCAGGGCGACCACGAGACGGCGAAGACGAGCGAGAGATGCCCCGCGCCGACATGGGCAATGAGTTTGGGCAGACCGGCAAAGGCCAGCCCCCCCAGCAGTGACGGCCAAACCCCGAATCCGTCGGCCCGCGCCCAGCGAAACATCCCCCACCCAGCCCAGGCCAGATGCAATATCAATAGCAGGTTGAAAGCGAACGGCAGGGGCAGGATAGTCGTCAGCCAGTTGGGCGGATACCATAACCCGGAAAGCGGGTCGGCGACAAATGGCGCTCCGCCTAAAATGGACGGGTTCCAAAGAGGGAATTGCCGGAATTCAAAGAGGGAGCGGCGCAGAAATTCGGCGTTCGGCCAGTGCGAGATGAGCAGATCGGAAAATTGGGCGCGAGGGGCCATTAAAACCCAGGTTGGGTGGGGCAAAAGAGGCCAAAGCAGAGTGACGGCCCAAACCAGAAAAACCGGCAGGCCAGGGCGAAATGGGGACGCCAATGGGCGCATAGGCGGCATTTTACAACAGTTCTTGTCTAACTTTTGGAAGCGTGCTAAAGTAGCAGGGCATTAGCACGCACAATCACAAACGAGCGTCTTCGGGGAGAAACCAAATATGGCTTTACGGGAAATTCCAGACATCGTTGTCGGGCGATTGCCGGTTTATCTTCGCGCCCTGTCGCGCATGGTTCAGGAAGGCCAACGGATCACATCGTCCAAAGAGCTTGGCGAGCGGCTGGGAATCAGCTCGGCCCAAATTCGCAAAGACCTTTCGCATTTTGGCGAGTTCGGTAAACAGGGCACGGGCTACCAGATCGAGTTTCTGATCCAGCAACTGCAACGGATTCTCAAAGTGGAGGCCGAGTGGGAAGTGGCGCTGGTGGGCGTGGGCGACCTGGGCCATGCGCTGGCTCACTACAACGGCTTCGCCAATCGCGGCTTCCGCATCACCGCCCTCTTCGACAGCGACCCGGCCAAAGTAGGCATGAGCATCAACGGGTTGTCGGTTTTGGATGCGGTGAACATGATGCAGGAGATTCGGGATCGCGGCCTTAAGATAGCCATGCTGGCCGTGCCTGCCGACAAAGCCCAGCCCGTGGCCGATCAGTTGATCGCCGCCGGCATCAAAGGCATTCTTAATTATGCGCCCATCAACCTCGCCGTGCCCAAAGGCGTAAAAGTGCAGTACATTGACCCGGTCATTCACCTTCAGCGAATGACGTTTTACCTGCCGC containing:
- a CDS encoding redox-sensing transcriptional repressor Rex, with translation MALREIPDIVVGRLPVYLRALSRMVQEGQRITSSKELGERLGISSAQIRKDLSHFGEFGKQGTGYQIEFLIQQLQRILKVEAEWEVALVGVGDLGHALAHYNGFANRGFRITALFDSDPAKVGMSINGLSVLDAVNMMQEIRDRGLKIAMLAVPADKAQPVADQLIAAGIKGILNYAPINLAVPKGVKVQYIDPVIHLQRMTFYLPPE